Below is a genomic region from Rhineura floridana isolate rRhiFlo1 chromosome 5, rRhiFlo1.hap2, whole genome shotgun sequence.
GCTCTCTGGCTGCCAGCTGCTGGGACTGGCAAGGAGGGCAAGTGTGCTGCGttttgctcaggtcctgcatTGGGCTTCGCATCATgctgggcatctggctggcagcTGTGAGGacgacaggatgctggactaaacggGCCCCCGTTGGGCCGATCCAGCACCCGCAGGGCTCCTTGATGTCCCAGGGTGAGGTCCCACAGGCCGGACAAGCAGGCTTTGCTGTGCTGTTTGTCCCTTTTCGGGCCTGTTGGGAGTTGCTCGTTTGAGCTCTGgaatcctcttcctctcccccgcaGGGCTGTGCTGCTCCCCTTGCTGGACTTGCCTCCTCCCATGAAGcccctgctgctggtggtggacgCCCTGGATGCAGGCAAGGCTGAGCGCGAAGAGGAGCGAGCCCCTCCTCCAGGGCCCAGCCGGACCATCGCCCAGCTCCTGGGGAGCCACCTGCAGCTGCTGCCCCCCTGGCTGCTCCTGGTGTGCACTGCCCGCTCCCACAGCAAGGGGGTGCTGCGCCTCTTTCCtggtgagggggaggggaggggcagaccAAGGGGGGGGTGCCTCAGAcccaggcaggcagctccctGGCCATGGAGGTTCTCCAAAGCAAAAGCCTGGGAGCTCTTCGGAGGCGCTTCAGCGAAGACATTTTCACTGGAATGGGCTGTGGGTGGCTGCACTTGCACCAGAAGCTTGGTCCAACTTCCCCTTGCCCTGTACGGGTGATGGGGGGGAAGGGGCCATGTGGGGGGGATGTCGCTCCCTTCCCACTGTGGTCCTAGCCTCTGTTCTCAACGAGAGGGGGCGGGGCGGGGCATGCATCGGGAATCTTTTCTGACCGGGGCCTTTccaagagaggagaggagagggcagagAGCCCCTGTTGCCCCCTGGGCTTCTTGGGCTGCACTTCATGGGGTGGCCCAGCAGGAGACCATGCGGGGCAGAGGGGGGTCCTTTCTTTTGTGGATTAATCACCCCTTCTGTTGGCCACCCTTTCGGGGAGGGCCTTTGGCGGTTCTTATCCTTCCGTTTCCTTTGCAGGGTTCCGGCGGCTGTGCCTCGATGACCTGCGCTGGGAGCCGGTGGTCTGTGACATGCAGCAGTACATCCTGGCGCGGCTGGATCAGGAGGAGGCTCTCCGCCGGCACCTGACCCGCGACACGGCCGAGGCCCTGAGCCAGCTGCACATCAAGAGCAACGGGTGCCTGCTATACTTGGAGCGGGTGCTGGATGGGGTGGCTGTGGAGCTGGTCACCCTGCGCGAGGTGCGCCACATTCCAGGGACGCTGTATGGACTCTACCTCTGGCTGTGCCAGCGCCTCTTCCCTGGCCGCGAGTTTGCACATGTCCGCCCTCTGCTGGAGGCCCTCCTGGCTGCCCCCAGCCCTCTGGGGCCTGCGGAGCTCTATGCGGCCGTCTGGACACGCCACCCGGTGCCCCAGAAGGAGTTTGAGGCCTGGCTTACCGCCCTGGCACCACTTCTGTGCCAGAGACCCCCTGCCGGCGGCGCCTGCATTCTCTTCCATTGTAGCTTTGCTGAGTGGCTCTGCGACGTCAAGCACTGCACCCAGAAGTACCTCTGCTGCCCAGCCCGTGGGCACGCCTTGCTTGCCATGAGTGCCTCCTGCCGCGCGCCAGGGCTGGTCGCTGGGCAAGTGCACGAACTGGCCCACCACCTGCTCTGTGCTGAGCTGGGCATGGAGCCCTGGCAGCTGGCCCTCTGGCTTGTGTGGTGTGGGGCACCTGTTGAGGGCTGCCTGGAGTTGGACGAGATGCTGCTGCCGTTGGAGCCAGCGGTGCTGGAGCTGTTGGTGCTGGCGGGGGCTCGCCTGGGGGCCCGGGGGCCCGGGCCCTCCCTGCAGCAGGTGCTGGAGCGTGAGGATTCGGTACGGCTGTTGCTGGAAAACGGTGCCAGCGTCAACCAGCGTGATGTGAATGGACGGACTTTGCTGGCGAGCGCCGCCCACAGTGGCAACCACGAGGTGGCTGGGCTCCTCCTGGCTCGTGGGGCACAGGCAGAGGTCCCAGACCGGCACGGGCAGACACCCATGACGCTGGCTGCCCGCCAAGGGCACACAAAGGTCTTGCTGTGTTTGCTGGCCCACGGCGCCAAGGTTGACCGCCCCGACCGGGAAGGGTGGACAGCGCTGCGGGCAGCTGCTTGGGGGGGGCACAGCGAGGCCGTTGGCGTCCTGCTGCATGCTGGTGCCAACGTGGACTGCGCTGATGCTGAGGGAAGGACAGCACTGAGAGCAGCTGCCTGGGGAGGCCACGAGGACATAGTGGCCACGCTGCTGGAGCACGGGGCTGACATCAACCGAGCAGACACTGAGGGGCGCACGGCACTCATTGCTGCAGCCTATATGGGCCATCGCGAGATAGTGGCGCGGCTCCTGGCTCACGGCGCTCACGTGGACCATGCAGATATGGATGGGCGCACCGCACTTTCTGTGGCAGCCCTGTGTGTCCCAGCTAGCCGTGGCTATGCCAAGGTAGTAGAGCTTCTCTTGGATTACGGTGCCTCTCCGGGACACGCAGACCAGGATGGCATGAACCCATTGCTGGTTGCTGCCTATGAAGGCCACGTAGATGTGGTGGAATTGCTGCTGGAAGCTGGTGCGGATGTGGATGAGGCTGATGCTACCGGCTGCACCCCTCTGCTGGCTGCTGCCTCCATGGGCCACCGAGCCGTGGTGGACACGTTGCTGCTTTGGGGTGCAGCCATTGACGTGCTGGACAGCGAGGGCCGGACTGCTCTGGGCATGGCTGCTGGGCAGGGCAGCGAAGCCGTGGTGAGAGCTCTGTTGGAGCGCGGCCTGGATGAGAACCACCGGGACGGGCTGGGCTGGACCCCGCTGCACTTGGCTGCTTGGCAGGGCCACGCAAGGACCTGTGCTGCCCTCCTGGAAGCGGGGGCCCGCGTGAGCGAGCGGAACCGAGACGGGCGGGTCCCACTCATGCTGGCCGCCCAGGAAGGGCACCTGGGCGTCGTGCAGCTCCTGCTTGACCGCGGCTCCCCCATCGACCACCAGGGCTACAACGGGCTCTCGGCCTTGGCCCTGGCCATGCTGGGCAGGCACTCGGCCACGGCAGAGCTGCTCCTGAGCAAGGGGGCAGACGTGAACCTGTCTGACGCTGAGGGGCGGCCTATGCTCTACCTCCTGGTGCTGGAGGGGCGCGTGGAGATGGCAGAGCTGCTGCTGGAGAACGGGGCCGGCCTGGAGGGTCGTGATGCCCGAGGGCGCTCCGCCTTGCATGTCGCCTGTTGGCAGGGCCAGGTGGAGGCCACACGGCTGCTGCTGAGCTATGGGGCTAATGTGGATGCCCTGGATGAGGAGCGCCGCTCGACCCTCCACTTGGCTGCCTGGCGAGGCCATGCCAGGATTGCCCGCCTCTTGCTGGAGAGCGGGGCGCAGCCTGACCATGCCTGCAACCAGGGGGCCACAGCACTGGGCATTGCAGCGCAGGAGGGCCAAGCGGGCGTGGTGGGAGTCCTGCTGGAGCACGGGGCCAGCCCCAATGTGCTCGACAGGGCCGGCCGCACCCCCATGCGCATGGCAGCCAAGCAGGGGCACCAGGCCGTGCTGCGTCTGCTGGAGGGTTGTGGGGCCTCCCCCGTGCCAACCTCCCCGCAGCTGGACTCCTCCAGCAGCTCCGCCAGCAGCCCCGTCCCACCCGGCAAGCGGGGCAGCTCCCCCTCAGCCTCGCTGGACTCCGCGAGCGAGCACTGCAAGTCCCGGGTCTCCCATGGCTCATCGGGGGCCACCGGGGCCACCTTCCACTCCCTGGCCACGGCCCAGACAGTGCCGATTGACTGCCTCAGCTTTGCCCAGCAGGTCCAGCAGCACTCACTGCCCCGCCGGCGCCAGGCACCCCTCTTGCCTGTCCACTGCCCGCCCACCCCCTCTGCTGCTCAGGACAAGCGCAACGGGGACCCCAGGGGACCCCTGATCTCCATCGACACCCTGGATCCCCACCTGCACCTGAAGGCAGCCATCAAGTTGCAGTTCGAGGGCCCCACCTGTGGCTACGAGTACAAGCAGGAGACGCCCCTCTGACAAGCTGTGGGGGCATAccggaggggaagaggagggggaggtctCATCTTTGCACAAAGTCCCTGCAGGCCTCTGTTTGGTGATGGTTGTAGGGGGTCACCCATGGGACTAAATGGGCCTAACCCTTACTGGCAGGgccatggggtggtggtggctccaTTTGCCCCTGAAACTTCTGCTGGAGGGGCATTCCAAGCACACACATTCTTGGCAAGGGAGTTGTGGGGAGAGCCAAGCTTTGTCCCTCTGTCCCCCCATCTCCCCTCCAGTTTCTTTCCAGGATGGAGACTGGGAGGTAGGACTCCACACCCCAACTACAGAGCACAGAGGATCGTGACCTGGGGAGATGGGCAGGTTGGGGAGGAGGCTATGTCCTTGGGGAAACTTCATGTCCCCCCTAAGCCGCCTCCTGTGGCTTCCTGCTGTGTGCTCTAGCGGGGCCGCGAACTTCAGGCGGTTCTTATGGAGAggcagccagaacagacagatgcacacacctcccccccccaagacatCCCTCCTTAACTTCTgtaagcttcagctatggggcagtgaaatgcaggggaaaggagggatGTGGAGGTAGGAAGGAAGGGGCTGCACAGTGTGTGTGTCTCTGCCTGGCTGAAGGTGAGTGCAGGACTTGCCTGAAACATTgcacctccctgcccccccccccaaaaaatctgccaCTTGGATCAGGCAGGTCTGTAAGGTGCTGGTGCTTGCTGTGCAGTCTGATGTTCTGCAGAGGGGCAAGGCCCCCAGAGGGCCCTTCCTCAAAGGGTGTCGTGCTTTTGTGGTGGGCGACATACAGAAGAGCAGGCTGAGCCCCCCTAAGGTCCCAACTCTGacactggagggggagggggcagcagcagctgtCCATGAAGGGGGCTCCAAGACCAAACACCCCCGGCTGCTTCGTCAGGTGCAGATTTGCCACCCTCTTTCCttaacccccctccccccggccACATATCAGCCAAGAGTGACATTGCCACCTGCTGAGGAAAGCACAGAGAACATTTCCTGCTGCCCCCCCCTGAAGAAAATGCTCCTAGGCAACCTCCCCTTGGGTCCCTATCCTTGGGGGGCCAAGGCCTTTGGGTGCTCATGGGCTGGCTCTGCCTCCACCCTGCCCCCTGGTGCTTTGACCACGCTGCTGCCTTCATTTGTGTCGTAACCACTGAGTGAGTGGCTATAGGTGACTTTGGAACCACTGGATACCAAAAATGACGGGGAAGGGGGCAGCCCCCTGGTgcctccctccagcccctgggaGCCAACACAGCCCCCTGGCCCACCACCCTAGACCACCAATGCTGACTGTGGCCCTTGTTGCTGCAGGGCTACCTTGTGGCTTGTGTGGATTTGCAGAATTCCTGGCATCAATAAAGGTCCAACTCTGGCAACAGTCTTGTCCTGGCATCTATTGGGGAGGCTGTTTGGAGGAGGGGGCCCCCAAGGGCTGATGGCATCCTCGTGTTCCCTTCCCCCACCGCCGCCACCATCTCCTCAATGCCTGTCTTGCCCTTCTGGAATACAGCGAAGCCTCAGTTACCGACATGCATGAGTTCCTGGGCATGACTTTTTTCACAgacactttggtaccagaggtaggaacagCATacaaagaatagggataggttcctacactacAAATAAGAAGAGCAATTCAacgtatttcagcaaactttttattcaaaactaacaaggTGCATGTCTGacatgaaacaaccaggtcaggtcagccttgcatacagactcctggaaggcttcttccaaaatgcatccagggatgcctgccttgccttttttttttttatcgtggagcatcttgctatagcaatctcaAGCTTTAAGCACAGTTCCCTCTGTATActggagcaggcaggcaagggacagccaccgccaccaccctgtgctgggtatttatttatttaatttaatttatataccaccctaagccaaaaaggctctctgggcggtgtacataaaagataaaacaagcaaaatatataaatacagtaaatataacagaatcaaaagtcaaaacaacaaccaagcaacatcaaaatataacaataataagatactgtttaaaatacacaataaaaacaattattaagatacattttaaaatgcctgggagtataaaaaggttttcacctggcgccgaaaagatagcagcgtcggcgccaggtgtacttcatcggggagactattccacaattcaggggccaccaccgagaaggccctagttctggtcaccaccctccgagcttctcgatgggatggcactcggaggaggaccttagatgtcgagcgcagtgtacgggtaggttagtattgggagaggtgttccaccaggtattgcggtcccatgccgtgtagggctttataggtcaaaaccagcactttgaatttagcccggaaacaaataggaagccagtgcagacaggccagaacgggtgttatatgtgcggaccttTTGGTCcacgtcagtagtctggccgctgcattctggactagctgtagtttccgaactatcttcaagggcagcccaacgtagagcgcattgcagtagtccaacctagaagttaccagagcgtgaacaactgaggcgaggtcatctctgccaccctcccctacactggagcagatgcatctgcagtaaacGGTGCTTTCAGGGCaccgaagcactgtttactgtggagatgcctgcagcagctgcagtctGGTAGATGGAGTCACATTCTGACTATGACAGAGTGTGTGGTGCAGCATacaagactttgttaaaaggaactGCTTTCTTGGGAGGATTTGTtacctgaggtattactgtagccATAAACAGGAACCCAGGAATGGACCACCGCAGAACTCTCCCATTCACCGCAAAGGGGTCCTGCTGGATGACGGAGGGGGGGAGCAGCCTGGGGTGGATCTAGCCCAATATCCCATGGGGGAGCCGGAAGTTGCCCTTAACCAGGACAACCTCTTTGTCGTCGTCCCTGTGTATTGCCTCTATCCCAGACGGAGGTGGCTCTCACGGGAGCTTTTGCCACGTGAACTCTTCTGAGCAATCCCAGCCCCTCCAGATGCCCTTAGGGGTCCCACCCGCTGGCTTTGGAAGCAGCCGCCTTCCCCTGCTTTCCCGCTCCCATCTGGCGGCGCCGGAGCCGCCCCCTTGGCACCACACCCCCAGATCTCAGCAGGGCGCGTCTTCCACCCAGCCGCTTTTTATACCTTCGCTTGAATTTTGtctccgccccccccccaaaaaaggttttTGTGGTTAAAAGAAGCGGCGACAAACACACTACCAGAGAGGACGTGGCCCTTTTAATGTGTCCCCGCCCGCCAGGTTCGTTGGGGGAGACTTCTCGCAGCCCCCGCCCGCCTTGAGAGAGTTTCCCTCCCTGTCGTGATGGCCGAAAGGGACGGagccggctgctgctgctgctgtgggcagCCCCATGCCCCCCCGGGGGCGCAGAAAGCGGGGGGTCGGAGCGAGAGATTGCAGAGCCTTAGAGTGGGGGCGATGATCCCACAACAaccttccaaccccccccccgcaaaggCTCTTAATGTGAGTTGCCCTCATTTTCCCCGCCCCCGCCAATTTGAAAAGGAAAACGGAACCTGGACTTTGGGGGAAGGGGGGTCCCAGCACACACGCACGCTCCCTCCCCTTCTGCCGCGCCCCCCACCTCCGGGCCTTTGGGGCGCTGATCACCAGTACTGGAAGGTTTTCAAGCAATGGTGCATGCTGTCAGCCACCACCAGATGGCGATCCCCGAGCAGGGCGACCCCGCGGGGGCTGCTTAACTCCTTGGTTGCCACAGGCCAGCCCTGCCCCTGCCGAGGGTAGCAGAAGACGGCGTGGGAGTGGCGCCCCCAGTCCGCTACCAAGACCCGGCCTGCCTCGTCCAGGGAGACGCCCCATGGGTTGGTGAGCAGAGGGGGTCGGCTGTGGACCCCCAGCACCCGCAGGAGCTGCCACTTGGAGCCCAGCACCTTTACACAGCAGCCACCATCCAGCCCACGCTCGGACACGGCCACCTCCCCGTGCCTGTTGGTGGCCACAAGATAGGGCTTACGGAAGCCCAGCACTACGTCGCTCCGTGCCAGCTGCCCCCCCCTGCTGGCCACCAGGACATGCAGCCCCCCCAGGCGAGTGTCGGCTACCAGGAATCCACCCCGGGGCCCCGCCGCGATGCCCCGAGGGCTCTGGAAGCCCTCGCTCAAAgtttgcagaaggaccccccggGCACTGTACACCTCCACGCCATGCCAGGTGATGCTGGTTAGGGCCAGGCAGCCGCCCCTGCCCCGGGCCACATCGAAGTAGGCCTTGCCCTTCAGGGGGAGCACCTGCCGGGCCCCCCCCACCTCCTGCAGCCGCCGGTTCCCAAAGTCCACCACGTAGAGGGAGCCGCTGCCACCACTACCGGCAGCAGGAGCCGCGGCACAGAGCCCATGGGGGAGGCAGAGCTGCCCTGGCTTGccgccccacccaccccactgccccACCAGCAGGTTACAGGGCAGAGCTGCTGGGGCACACTTGGGGGAGCCTGGCGCCCCCTGGGAAAAGGGGGGGCTCCGCTTCTGGGCAGGAGGGGCAGCTGGTGCCGGCTGCTGAGCCCCTCTGAGGAAAGGGGCCAGATCCCAGCCAGGGGAACCTGTCTCTGCCAGCTCCACACAGCTGCCCCCCAGGCGCGCCCTCCTGCCTTGCATGGCTCTGCGCAGTCTCCCCAAGGATTCAGCGGATGCCCACCGGGGCAGGGGCTCCCTGGCTGAGGGCACCCGGCTGCCCAGCACTGCCACCTCCCTGAAGCGCCCCAAGGCCCCAACCTGCCCCCTGCAGCCATCAGAGTTGTCTTCGTGCACCCAGATGGCCCTGGCATGGAAGAGGGTGCCAGGAGCATGGGCCAGGTGGAGGGGGCCCAGGGTTCCTTCTGCAGTGGGCCGGCCTGACACTGCTGCTGACCTGCCCACTTTCTCAGCCACCGCCGGGCACCTCCCTGGCCTCTCCCCGGCACTGGAAGAGGCAACAGGCTTCATGGTGCctggcagggatctctccctccCAGCCACCTCCTCTGGGGCCCAGTTTGCTCCCTCAGTGCCTGGCAGGGCTCCTCCTTGGGCCCCCCTAGACATCTCCCCTCGGGATGCCAGGCCGGCCTCTCGCTCAGAGGTGTAGGTTTTGAGAGTGGGGTGCTGATCGCTGCCCACAGTGGCCTGATCCCCTTGGCCAGCGGCCCagatgctgccgctgctgcctccGCCGTTGCCGCCCACCTCAGGCGAGATGGAGCCCCTCTGCCCTTCGGGGGTCCTGGCCGGGCTCTTGCACGGAGTGAGGCTCAGGACCTGCTCCTCCAAGCGGAATTCCCCCAGGGCTGCTGGAGCCCCCTGCTGGGGCACAAAGTGGGCCCAGGTCAGCTTGAGGGCGAGGCAGGTGGAGGAGGTGAGCAGCTCTCCTGCCTTTTGGGCTAGCTCCAGGGCCTGCGCTGCTGCAGGGGTCGCTAGAAGACAAGTGTGAAGGCTGCCCAGCTGGTGCCACAGGGCGTGGATCTTGGCTGTGCCCGCTTGGCCCGCCTGTTCATTGGCCTCTTGTATGCTTGCCAGCTCTTGCTGCAGCCGCAGCCGCTCCTCCCGGGCCTTCGTCCACAGCCGCTCCTCCTCCTGCAGTGCCGCAGCCAGGGCCACTTCCAGGGAGCACTGGGCATCGGCCAGGCCCTCCAGCTGGCACTTCCACAGGGCCCTCAGACAGTCCCGGGCTTGGCTGAGTGCGCGCACCAGGGACTTGTGATCCAGTGGAGGCAACGCCATGTTCCAGGAGGGCAGGTGGCCGAGGGCGTGCTAcctgggaagggagagagagagg
It encodes:
- the LOC133385700 gene encoding ankyrin repeat domain-containing protein 50-like isoform X1 translates to MEPAGSLLQGKPFYCREWALGRLALSLEGGGGVLVTGGPGSGKTALCTEALWPTSESGRRGGLGDCALAWHFCQPHDGTTCSPRGFLLRLVGQIKRCPLLPGYCERLSQADAQHALETAECKKDPDEAFRRAVLLPLLDLPPPMKPLLLVVDALDAGKAEREEERAPPPGPSRTIAQLLGSHLQLLPPWLLLVCTARSHSKGVLRLFPGFRRLCLDDLRWEPVVCDMQQYILARLDQEEALRRHLTRDTAEALSQLHIKSNGCLLYLERVLDGVAVELVTLREVRHIPGTLYGLYLWLCQRLFPGREFAHVRPLLEALLAAPSPLGPAELYAAVWTRHPVPQKEFEAWLTALAPLLCQRPPAGGACILFHCSFAEWLCDVKHCTQKYLCCPARGHALLAMSASCRAPGLVAGQVHELAHHLLCAELGMEPWQLALWLVWCGAPVEGCLELDEMLLPLEPAVLELLVLAGARLGARGPGPSLQQVLEREDSVRLLLENGASVNQRDVNGRTLLASAAHSGNHEVAGLLLARGAQAEVPDRHGQTPMTLAARQGHTKVLLCLLAHGAKVDRPDREGWTALRAAAWGGHSEAVGVLLHAGANVDCADAEGRTALRAAAWGGHEDIVATLLEHGADINRADTEGRTALIAAAYMGHREIVARLLAHGAHVDHADMDGRTALSVAALCVPASRGYAKVVELLLDYGASPGHADQDGMNPLLVAAYEGHVDVVELLLEAGADVDEADATGCTPLLAAASMGHRAVVDTLLLWGAAIDVLDSEGRTALGMAAGQGSEAVVRALLERGLDENHRDGLGWTPLHLAAWQGHARTCAALLEAGARVSERNRDGRVPLMLAAQEGHLGVVQLLLDRGSPIDHQGYNGLSALALAMLGRHSATAELLLSKGADVNLSDAEGRPMLYLLVLEGRVEMAELLLENGAGLEGRDARGRSALHVACWQGQVEATRLLLSYGANVDALDEERRSTLHLAAWRGHARIARLLLESGAQPDHACNQGATALGIAAQEGQAGVVGVLLEHGASPNVLDRAGRTPMRMAAKQGHQAVLRLLEGCGASPVPTSPQLDSSSSSASSPVPPGKRGSSPSASLDSASEHCKSRVSHGSSGATGATFHSLATAQTVPIDCLSFAQQVQQHSLPRRRQAPLLPVHCPPTPSAAQDKRNGDPRGPLISIDTLDPHLHLKAAIKLQFEGPTCGYEYKQETPL
- the LOC133385700 gene encoding ankyrin repeat domain-containing protein 50-like isoform X2, with product MPSMPWRPQSARRTQMKPSGGFRRLCLDDLRWEPVVCDMQQYILARLDQEEALRRHLTRDTAEALSQLHIKSNGCLLYLERVLDGVAVELVTLREVRHIPGTLYGLYLWLCQRLFPGREFAHVRPLLEALLAAPSPLGPAELYAAVWTRHPVPQKEFEAWLTALAPLLCQRPPAGGACILFHCSFAEWLCDVKHCTQKYLCCPARGHALLAMSASCRAPGLVAGQVHELAHHLLCAELGMEPWQLALWLVWCGAPVEGCLELDEMLLPLEPAVLELLVLAGARLGARGPGPSLQQVLEREDSVRLLLENGASVNQRDVNGRTLLASAAHSGNHEVAGLLLARGAQAEVPDRHGQTPMTLAARQGHTKVLLCLLAHGAKVDRPDREGWTALRAAAWGGHSEAVGVLLHAGANVDCADAEGRTALRAAAWGGHEDIVATLLEHGADINRADTEGRTALIAAAYMGHREIVARLLAHGAHVDHADMDGRTALSVAALCVPASRGYAKVVELLLDYGASPGHADQDGMNPLLVAAYEGHVDVVELLLEAGADVDEADATGCTPLLAAASMGHRAVVDTLLLWGAAIDVLDSEGRTALGMAAGQGSEAVVRALLERGLDENHRDGLGWTPLHLAAWQGHARTCAALLEAGARVSERNRDGRVPLMLAAQEGHLGVVQLLLDRGSPIDHQGYNGLSALALAMLGRHSATAELLLSKGADVNLSDAEGRPMLYLLVLEGRVEMAELLLENGAGLEGRDARGRSALHVACWQGQVEATRLLLSYGANVDALDEERRSTLHLAAWRGHARIARLLLESGAQPDHACNQGATALGIAAQEGQAGVVGVLLEHGASPNVLDRAGRTPMRMAAKQGHQAVLRLLEGCGASPVPTSPQLDSSSSSASSPVPPGKRGSSPSASLDSASEHCKSRVSHGSSGATGATFHSLATAQTVPIDCLSFAQQVQQHSLPRRRQAPLLPVHCPPTPSAAQDKRNGDPRGPLISIDTLDPHLHLKAAIKLQFEGPTCGYEYKQETPL